In Nostoc sp. GT001, a genomic segment contains:
- a CDS encoding ABC transporter ATP-binding protein: MTAAVFLENVYKFYNNVPVVNDLSFQIEAGEIFALLGLNGAGKSTTIRMLTTLTKPSQGRIEVGGYDVTSQATLAKQSIGVVLQQVSVDNDLTVWENMELHGRLHHISNPQRQKLINQWLEYVELAEKRDDLVKTLSGGMKRRLQIARALLHQPQILFLDEPTVGLDPQTRRRLWEIIRDLNKQGMTMLLTTHYMDEVEFLCDAFGSTKPGRIGIMDSGKLISLGTLQQLRSAHGEGLVMKQLGVSNVGSDGARNWEYLFFPSLEAANIYLNEQPDKTGMMVRPSNLEDIFVELTGRQLD, from the coding sequence GTGACTGCTGCTGTCTTTCTAGAAAATGTCTACAAGTTTTACAATAATGTACCTGTAGTCAATGACTTATCATTCCAAATTGAAGCGGGGGAGATATTTGCTCTACTTGGCCTGAACGGTGCGGGTAAATCAACCACAATTCGGATGCTGACTACACTCACAAAACCGTCCCAAGGACGCATAGAAGTAGGTGGATATGATGTGACAAGCCAAGCAACGTTGGCAAAACAGAGTATTGGCGTTGTTTTGCAACAAGTCAGTGTGGATAACGATTTAACCGTCTGGGAAAATATGGAATTGCACGGGAGGCTACATCACATTAGTAACCCGCAGCGACAAAAATTGATTAATCAATGGCTAGAGTATGTTGAGCTAGCAGAAAAACGTGATGATTTAGTAAAAACCCTGTCTGGGGGTATGAAACGACGGTTGCAAATTGCGAGAGCTTTATTGCATCAACCGCAAATTTTGTTTTTAGATGAACCAACGGTAGGACTAGACCCCCAGACTAGGCGACGCCTCTGGGAAATTATTCGGGATTTAAATAAACAAGGGATGACGATGCTACTGACGACCCATTATATGGATGAGGTCGAATTTTTATGCGATGCCTTTGGTTCTACCAAGCCAGGACGCATCGGTATTATGGATAGCGGTAAGCTGATTTCTTTGGGAACTTTACAACAGCTGCGCTCTGCTCACGGTGAAGGTTTGGTGATGAAACAATTAGGTGTATCTAACGTGGGAAGTGATGGCGCTCGTAATTGGGAATATCTGTTTTTCCCATCATTGGAAGCAGCAAATATCTACTTGAATGAACAGCCCGATAAAACGGGAATGATGGTGCGTCCCTCTAATCTGGAAGATATTTTTGTGGAATTAACGGGACGCCAGTTAGATTAA
- a CDS encoding YbjQ family protein encodes MIITTTDVIQGAVIESYLGIVTAEVVYGSNFLRDFLAGIRDIIGGRTGSYERLFEQGQRKALEELEQRAQRLGANAVIGIEIDTGTINLDQSGVLLLITATGTAVRMR; translated from the coding sequence ATGATTATAACTACCACTGATGTAATTCAAGGAGCTGTAATTGAGTCATATTTAGGCATTGTGACAGCAGAAGTAGTCTACGGCAGCAATTTCTTACGAGATTTTTTGGCTGGGATTCGAGATATTATCGGTGGACGCACTGGTAGCTATGAGCGTCTATTTGAGCAGGGTCAACGCAAGGCACTAGAAGAATTAGAACAACGCGCCCAACGTTTAGGAGCAAATGCTGTAATTGGGATTGAAATTGATACTGGCACAATCAATCTTGACCAGTCAGGAGTTCTTTTGCTGATTACTGCCACAGGCACTGCTGTGAGGATGCGTTAG
- a CDS encoding tetratricopeptide repeat protein encodes MYKPTSFMFSVVLLGCFTFTIPSVAQAQVLVAQAKNPELKQLLEEGRRLVNAGDYGGAIAVYQQAASIDPKNAKIHSGIGYLYAQQGNYQAALAAYRKAIGINPNNSDFYYAVGYIKANLGDTRGAKEGYRRAIQLNRNNVNAYLGLAVTQSRMGDYTAATWAYQQAIDLDKNNAQTYELMGSMYKQRRQAKQANSLLQKARDLYKRRNDSDGVERVEAMLRQLGG; translated from the coding sequence GTGTACAAACCAACATCATTCATGTTTAGTGTGGTGTTACTAGGATGTTTTACTTTCACCATACCTTCAGTAGCTCAAGCTCAGGTATTAGTGGCGCAGGCCAAAAACCCAGAGTTAAAGCAATTACTGGAGGAAGGACGGAGGTTAGTGAATGCCGGGGATTATGGTGGTGCGATCGCTGTTTATCAGCAAGCAGCTAGTATAGATCCGAAAAATGCTAAAATCCATTCAGGTATTGGGTATTTATACGCTCAACAGGGAAATTACCAGGCAGCATTAGCAGCTTATCGTAAAGCGATCGGTATCAACCCTAACAATAGTGATTTTTACTACGCTGTGGGTTACATCAAAGCCAATTTGGGCGACACGCGTGGGGCAAAGGAAGGTTATCGTCGTGCAATACAGCTGAACCGTAACAACGTCAACGCCTATTTAGGATTGGCTGTAACCCAATCTCGTATGGGAGACTATACTGCTGCTACCTGGGCATACCAACAAGCAATCGACTTGGATAAAAACAACGCCCAGACTTATGAGTTGATGGGTTCGATGTATAAACAGCGGCGACAAGCCAAACAAGCAAACAGCTTGCTTCAGAAAGCCCGTGACTTGTACAAGCGGCGCAATGACTCAGATGGCGTAGAAAGGGTAGAAGCCATGCTGCGGCAGTTAGGAGGATGA